The following coding sequences are from one Saprospiraceae bacterium window:
- a CDS encoding T9SS type A sorting domain-containing protein, producing the protein MWTHIWLPDFRSEWRICIYHKKWQWRIYFLGYSGSDTTYFVNFDQKYKTGLGRFILDVRIRSSTSTKQVENKLLNIEICPNPSHDRITIRSVDLNKFIEMEIVSIDGKMAYHDLIDFSSGEMNFQWPVELESGIYFFKFSSKKGSQVIKAIKL; encoded by the coding sequence ATGTGGACCCATATATGGTTACCAGATTTCAGGAGTGAATGGAGAATCTGTATCTATCACAAAAAATGGCAATGGCGAATATACTTTCTGGGATACTCCGGTAGTGACACAACATATTTTGTAAATTTCGATCAGAAATATAAGACAGGACTTGGTCGATTTATTTTGGATGTGAGAATAAGATCCTCAACTAGTACAAAACAAGTTGAAAACAAATTACTGAACATTGAAATATGCCCAAATCCTTCCCATGATAGAATAACTATTCGGTCAGTGGATTTGAATAAGTTTATTGAAATGGAAATAGTTAGCATTGATGGAAAGATGGCTTACCATGATTTGATAGATTTTTCATCAGGTGAAATGAATTTCCAATGGCCTGTTGAACTAGAATCAGGAATATACTTCTTTAAATTTTCATCCAAGAAAGGCTCCCAAGTCATTAAAGCAATTAAACTATAA
- a CDS encoding phytanoyl-CoA dioxygenase family protein translates to MKFTHEQIKTFQDQGYAILPGLLNEQEVKYLRNFFHDLFASEYWKKSTFNSNSIINDIYRDFPELIDLIFKPKYILAAKELLGDQMVCVPECSVHYNRFFDWHRDTAIMEAQGFFTHKDKKHQLVQGGIYLQENKPEGGGLLLIPGTNRGKDRFIKHVYGSPVERTIQKISRAFHISISQRIEKKENLYLPPTKAGDVLFFDSELDHRASFKRRFLGNARIPEIEKFAIFNGFCSTEKMAKDYLKCITQPDEPYANFLKQTKAPPILIQKSNELALKIEYPQ, encoded by the coding sequence ATGAAATTTACACATGAACAAATAAAAACGTTCCAAGATCAAGGATACGCGATTTTGCCCGGTCTCTTGAATGAGCAAGAGGTAAAGTATCTCAGAAATTTCTTCCACGATTTGTTTGCAAGTGAGTATTGGAAAAAGTCAACTTTCAATTCCAATTCTATCATCAATGATATATATAGAGACTTTCCGGAACTTATCGATCTAATTTTCAAGCCAAAGTATATTCTTGCTGCAAAAGAGCTTCTAGGCGACCAAATGGTCTGTGTACCTGAATGTTCAGTTCATTACAATAGATTTTTTGACTGGCACAGGGACACTGCAATCATGGAAGCACAAGGATTTTTCACCCACAAAGACAAAAAGCATCAATTGGTCCAGGGAGGAATTTACCTGCAAGAGAATAAACCGGAGGGAGGTGGTCTTTTACTTATTCCAGGAACAAATCGGGGAAAAGACAGATTTATAAAACATGTCTATGGCAGTCCGGTCGAAAGAACGATCCAAAAAATATCTAGAGCTTTCCATATTTCGATTTCACAGAGAATTGAAAAAAAAGAAAATTTATATTTACCCCCGACTAAAGCCGGAGATGTTTTGTTTTTTGATTCTGAACTAGATCATAGAGCTAGTTTTAAAAGACGCTTTCTGGGAAATGCAAGGATTCCAGAAATCGAAAAATTTGCAATTTTCAATGGGTTTTGTAGTACTGAGAAAATGGCAAAAGATTATTTAAAATGTATAACGCAGCCCGACGAACCATATGCCAATTTTCTGAAACAGACAAAAGCCCCACCAATTCTCATTCAAAAATCTAATGAACTTGCTTTGAAAATTGAATACCCACAGTGA
- a CDS encoding gliding motility-associated C-terminal domain-containing protein, which yields MNQVYHKIIFGYLAFFLFGGLVLNAQEFCAFDQKHGLLLSQDQSYKSAVTDLEKLLYQQALKDMKSQKFRSSGALYTLPVVVHLIYPPGSNIGTGSNLTNLEVEHGIDLINDAFANQGMFKSPIGTDIGISFCLAKRDPSGNPSSGITRTASTLVNQIMCNPGTDAAVEGQIKSLIAWDCRQYVNIWLVTDLFNNNFGCGLAGFAYFPGAPCTVDGIMQEARYWTNAGGVGVTAHEIGHYLGLDHTFANGCANADCMLDGDRVCDTPPDNSPSFAPCGINSCNTDSPDLPDDTENYMDYTGCSPLHFTGGQKTRMVNALLLRRASLLTSNGCQPVKQLDAALPEIKFKYALCSDSICPELILRNEGISSVTTVLIDWTIDSVAQTPFVWNGNIITGQSRTLFLPCSLTTFGVHTLSFIISSLNNAPDQNSINDTLESTVEVYGVPSIQSLKTGASHCISDGIVSLDVKGGKAPYVYKLNSKNYSQTDSLFQLLSPGNYSVQVTDQLGCTTTASFAIPDSCQSTRNKKFILNKDALYQGNDCYLLTKDLNAQVGSVWYEDKIDLRVPFDIYFQINLGCLDQWGADGIAFVLQPISTSLGASGGGLGYQGIDPSIVIEFDTWENGNSNDPSYDHIAIMKNGSTQHVGPNNLAGPVPILPGAANAEDCNFHNGLVKWDPIQQTLRLYLDCQFKIEYKGDIISNTFSSDPFVFFGFTSATGGAVNVQQVCLDYVSTVSDIKDQIICKGESVQLSTSSKFPQIRWSPAYNVSNTRIYNPIFSPDSTTNYFLEISDICNFKIYDTFQIQVIDPDLNFKVSLLDSCDQNSSIYIQIFPDPQDSITLFSMDANHFSKDSEFVIPRKELITLYSKTGQCIKPFLTKITPPIPNLRDTLIWQQSRTCKDSARIFVQGMGGLPPYEYELDSSGVWLSNGDFRNLNPGSHKIRIRDRRNCEIFRSVFLGDFQNKIVLNVDSMLLQKTCCSPTAFIDVEAKGSFPLYYYSLDNDRWTAYSDFSNLKNGPHQIVARDEYGCVSDTLAFTVQDFTANNNESQSIEICNGDFYEIGQHRYIRSGSYRDTFMNQYCCDSIINTQLVVRDTYQIEYRPEICKGDFVQVGTRLYDSTGIYIDTLSSYFNCDSVVITTLLVQPVFYLNNNKEICDGDFTLVGSNKYSVSGTYIDTLPTVHLCDSVIETKLVVHPVFDQNYLPRICDGEYVEVGTKRYSATGNYIDTLRTEYSCDSVIHTMLIVNPILRTIESKKICGGDSVMTGSSIYRATGNYVDTLSTIHSCDSIVTTKLFVDTVESELRVDSIYCFDRQFGGVEIKVLEGVPSFSYFLSSEKQYTTRNKYDNLGPGKYTVYIRDSLGCIDSQQFELLVPIDLTIDLEAEVEIVLGQKATLQPILNFSPGRIQWYPEEGLSCSDCLEPEVDLLHSQTYKLLITDAHGCTEEATIYIKIDNDTKIFVPNVFSPNGDRQNDFFFAYGDNSFSEILEFHIYDRWGQQIFEREHIPLNEEEFGWDGSFRGQFLNPGVYVYYIKAERIDGSQVQISGDLTLIR from the coding sequence GTGAATCAAGTTTACCACAAAATAATATTTGGATACCTTGCCTTCTTTTTGTTCGGAGGCTTGGTTCTGAATGCTCAGGAATTTTGCGCTTTTGATCAGAAGCATGGACTGCTCCTGTCTCAGGATCAATCCTATAAATCAGCAGTAACAGACCTCGAAAAATTATTGTATCAACAGGCCTTGAAGGACATGAAATCCCAAAAATTTCGCTCTTCCGGTGCACTTTATACCTTACCTGTCGTAGTCCACTTGATTTATCCTCCCGGATCAAATATTGGAACAGGAAGCAACCTCACTAATCTCGAGGTGGAACATGGGATAGATCTCATTAATGATGCTTTTGCCAATCAAGGGATGTTTAAAAGTCCTATTGGCACTGACATAGGTATCTCATTTTGCTTGGCAAAGCGAGACCCCTCTGGAAATCCAAGTTCGGGAATCACCAGAACAGCCTCGACGTTGGTCAATCAAATCATGTGCAATCCAGGGACTGACGCAGCCGTAGAAGGACAAATCAAAAGCCTCATCGCCTGGGACTGCAGGCAATATGTAAACATCTGGTTGGTTACTGACTTGTTTAACAATAACTTTGGGTGTGGGCTAGCCGGATTCGCATATTTTCCAGGTGCGCCATGTACTGTCGATGGGATTATGCAAGAAGCTCGATATTGGACAAACGCAGGAGGAGTCGGCGTGACGGCACATGAAATTGGGCATTATTTAGGACTGGATCACACATTTGCGAACGGTTGTGCGAATGCAGATTGTATGCTGGATGGAGATCGTGTATGTGACACACCTCCGGACAATTCTCCTTCTTTTGCGCCTTGTGGGATAAATTCATGCAATACGGATTCTCCGGATCTTCCGGATGATACCGAAAATTATATGGACTATACTGGATGTAGCCCACTACATTTCACTGGTGGGCAAAAAACACGTATGGTTAATGCTCTTTTGCTGAGGAGGGCAAGTCTTCTGACTTCCAATGGTTGTCAACCCGTAAAACAACTGGATGCGGCATTGCCCGAAATAAAATTTAAGTATGCACTTTGTTCGGATAGTATATGTCCGGAGTTGATTTTGAGAAACGAGGGCATCTCTTCCGTAACCACAGTTTTGATAGACTGGACTATTGATTCGGTAGCGCAAACCCCCTTCGTTTGGAATGGAAATATAATTACCGGACAATCAAGAACTTTATTTCTACCCTGCAGCTTAACGACTTTTGGTGTACATACCTTGAGTTTCATCATTTCTAGCCTGAATAACGCACCGGATCAAAATTCTATCAATGACACGCTGGAGAGTACCGTTGAAGTATACGGAGTTCCATCCATTCAATCATTGAAGACCGGTGCATCCCATTGCATCAGCGATGGAATAGTCAGCCTGGATGTCAAAGGGGGCAAGGCACCATATGTTTACAAACTCAACAGCAAAAATTATTCTCAGACTGACAGTTTGTTTCAGTTGCTTTCACCCGGAAATTATTCAGTACAAGTAACGGACCAGTTGGGCTGTACAACTACGGCTTCGTTTGCCATCCCTGACAGTTGCCAAAGTACAAGAAACAAAAAGTTCATTCTCAATAAGGATGCCTTGTATCAAGGAAATGATTGTTATCTGTTGACCAAAGATCTCAATGCACAGGTGGGCAGTGTTTGGTATGAAGACAAAATTGACCTTCGGGTTCCTTTTGATATATATTTTCAAATCAATTTGGGATGTCTTGATCAATGGGGTGCTGATGGTATTGCTTTTGTACTACAGCCAATCTCCACTTCCCTCGGCGCTAGTGGTGGTGGATTGGGATATCAGGGGATAGATCCAAGTATTGTCATTGAGTTTGATACCTGGGAAAATGGCAACTCAAATGATCCTTCATATGATCATATAGCCATCATGAAAAATGGAAGCACTCAACATGTTGGTCCAAACAACCTCGCCGGACCAGTACCAATACTCCCCGGCGCAGCAAATGCAGAAGATTGTAATTTCCACAATGGACTGGTAAAGTGGGATCCCATCCAGCAGACACTCAGGCTGTATCTGGATTGCCAATTCAAAATTGAATACAAAGGAGATATCATCAGCAATACCTTTTCTTCCGACCCATTCGTTTTTTTTGGATTCACATCGGCCACAGGAGGAGCTGTTAATGTGCAACAAGTTTGTCTGGATTATGTAAGCACGGTTTCAGACATAAAAGATCAAATTATATGCAAAGGTGAGTCTGTACAACTTTCAACATCCTCTAAATTTCCACAGATCCGCTGGTCACCGGCTTACAATGTGAGTAACACAAGGATATATAATCCTATTTTTTCACCGGATAGTACAACAAATTATTTTTTGGAAATCAGCGACATATGCAATTTTAAAATTTATGATACATTCCAAATTCAGGTGATAGATCCTGATCTAAATTTCAAAGTATCTCTTCTGGATTCTTGTGATCAAAATTCATCAATCTATATCCAAATTTTTCCGGATCCTCAAGATAGTATTACGCTTTTTTCTATGGATGCAAATCATTTTTCAAAAGATAGTGAGTTTGTCATACCCAGAAAAGAGCTGATCACATTATATTCTAAAACAGGACAGTGCATCAAACCCTTTTTGACGAAGATAACGCCTCCGATACCCAATCTCAGAGATACGCTCATCTGGCAGCAATCCCGCACTTGTAAGGACAGTGCGCGCATATTTGTGCAAGGAATGGGAGGACTCCCTCCATATGAATACGAGCTTGACAGTTCAGGCGTTTGGCTAAGTAACGGTGATTTTAGAAATTTGAATCCGGGCAGCCATAAGATACGTATCCGGGATAGAAGAAATTGTGAAATCTTCAGATCGGTTTTTTTAGGAGACTTTCAGAATAAGATTGTACTCAATGTAGACAGCATGTTGTTACAAAAAACATGTTGCAGCCCAACTGCATTCATCGACGTGGAAGCAAAAGGATCATTTCCTTTATATTATTATTCTTTGGACAATGACAGATGGACTGCTTATAGTGATTTCAGCAATTTAAAAAATGGGCCACACCAAATCGTCGCCCGAGATGAATACGGGTGTGTATCAGACACCTTGGCATTTACAGTTCAGGATTTCACTGCAAATAACAATGAAAGTCAGTCAATCGAAATATGTAACGGGGATTTTTATGAAATTGGACAACACAGATATATCCGAAGCGGGTCTTATAGAGATACTTTTATGAATCAGTATTGTTGTGATAGTATCATCAATACCCAACTTGTTGTAAGAGACACCTATCAGATCGAATATCGTCCTGAGATCTGTAAAGGTGACTTTGTACAAGTGGGCACTCGTCTGTATGACAGCACAGGAATTTATATCGATACCCTTTCCAGTTATTTTAATTGTGACAGTGTGGTAATAACTACATTGCTTGTTCAACCGGTATTTTATTTAAATAACAATAAAGAAATATGCGACGGTGACTTCACCCTAGTAGGCTCAAATAAATACTCTGTAAGCGGGACATATATTGATACTCTTCCAACGGTCCATCTATGCGATAGTGTGATTGAAACCAAGCTTGTAGTGCATCCTGTGTTTGATCAAAACTATTTGCCAAGAATCTGTGACGGAGAATATGTTGAAGTGGGAACCAAGAGATATTCTGCAACAGGAAACTATATTGATACTTTACGCACAGAATACAGTTGTGACAGTGTCATACATACTATGTTGATTGTAAATCCAATTTTGAGAACAATCGAATCCAAAAAAATATGTGGAGGAGATTCTGTCATGACCGGCAGCAGTATTTACAGGGCCACAGGAAACTATGTTGATACTTTGAGTACGATTCACTCTTGCGACAGTATAGTCACCACAAAATTGTTTGTCGATACTGTTGAATCTGAGTTGAGAGTAGATTCGATATATTGTTTTGATCGTCAGTTCGGTGGTGTTGAAATAAAAGTGCTGGAGGGAGTTCCATCTTTCTCCTATTTTCTGAGTTCAGAAAAACAGTATACGACAAGGAACAAGTATGACAATTTGGGTCCAGGGAAATATACCGTTTACATCAGAGATTCATTGGGATGTATCGATAGTCAACAATTCGAATTACTTGTACCGATAGATTTGACTATAGATCTGGAGGCAGAAGTAGAAATCGTTTTGGGTCAGAAAGCGACATTGCAGCCTATTTTAAATTTTTCACCGGGACGAATTCAGTGGTATCCTGAGGAAGGCTTGAGCTGTAGCGATTGTCTGGAACCTGAAGTAGACCTGTTGCATTCACAGACCTACAAATTGCTCATTACTGACGCACATGGATGCACAGAAGAAGCGACGATATACATCAAGATTGACAATGACACCAAGATTTTTGTTCCAAATGTTTTTTCGCCTAATGGAGACAGACAGAATGATTTCTTCTTTGCATATGGAGATAATTCCTTTTCTGAAATTTTGGAATTTCATATCTATGATCGATGGGGCCAGCAGATTTTTGAACGAGAACACATTCCGTTGAATGAGGAAGAATTTGGTTGGGATGGTAGTTTTAGAGGACAATTCTTGAATCCGGGAGTTTATGTTTACTATATTAAAGCGGAGAGAATTGATGGTTCTCAGGTGCAGATTTCCGGTGACCTGACTTTGATAAGGTAG
- a CDS encoding DUF1905 domain-containing protein, which yields MKQNSEEQFRGVKYGFESCVWSYQGPGSWFFVSLPAELALEIREKFKCEEEGWGRLKANAKVGNTIWKTAIWFDTKKNTYILPLKAEIRNKEQIAEGDKVNCYIWL from the coding sequence ATGAAGCAGAATTCAGAAGAACAGTTCAGAGGTGTAAAATATGGATTCGAATCCTGCGTTTGGTCATACCAAGGACCAGGGAGTTGGTTTTTTGTTTCACTGCCTGCTGAATTGGCTCTTGAAATTAGGGAGAAATTCAAATGCGAAGAAGAAGGTTGGGGAAGATTGAAAGCAAACGCGAAGGTGGGTAATACAATTTGGAAAACTGCGATTTGGTTTGATACCAAGAAGAATACCTATATCTTACCACTAAAAGCAGAAATTAGAAATAAAGAACAAATCGCTGAGGGTGATAAAGTAAACTGTTATATTTGGCTTTAA
- a CDS encoding VOC family protein, producing the protein MNSISPNIFVNDIHSTIDFYEILGFQVVARVPEQGESVWVMMVSGSVIFMFQTFESLGNDLQMISRQKGGALLLYIQISDIRNYFDQIKDKVKIVKGLELTFYGATEFSIEDNNGFLLTFAEDEPAQ; encoded by the coding sequence ATGAATTCAATTTCACCGAATATTTTTGTAAACGACATCCATTCGACAATTGATTTTTACGAAATCTTGGGATTTCAAGTTGTGGCAAGAGTCCCTGAACAAGGAGAGAGTGTATGGGTTATGATGGTATCCGGGTCAGTAATCTTTATGTTTCAAACTTTTGAAAGTTTGGGCAATGACCTGCAAATGATTTCAAGACAAAAAGGTGGTGCATTGCTTTTATATATACAAATTTCCGATATCCGAAATTATTTTGACCAAATCAAAGACAAAGTAAAAATTGTTAAAGGACTGGAACTGACTTTTTATGGTGCAACAGAATTTTCAATAGAAGACAATAATGGTTTTCTGTTGACTTTTGCTGAAGATGAACCAGCTCAATAG
- a CDS encoding VOC family protein: protein MINSINWFEIPVTDFERAKAFYSEILNTSIGEMPFPEGRYGILAYDQQGVGGGLVQGEGFVPSQTGTIVYLNGGEDLNVPLSKVEAAGGKVVMPKTSIGQNGFMAHFIDTEGNRVALHSMQ from the coding sequence ATGATCAATTCTATCAACTGGTTTGAAATTCCGGTTACTGATTTTGAAAGAGCGAAGGCTTTTTATTCAGAGATTCTAAATACGAGTATTGGGGAAATGCCATTTCCTGAAGGAAGATATGGTATCCTGGCCTATGATCAGCAGGGCGTAGGCGGAGGACTTGTCCAGGGCGAAGGATTTGTACCTTCTCAAACCGGTACCATTGTTTACCTGAATGGGGGCGAAGATTTAAATGTGCCTTTATCAAAAGTAGAAGCTGCGGGGGGCAAAGTCGTCATGCCCAAGACTTCTATAGGGCAGAATGGATTTATGGCTCATTTTATTGATACCGAAGGAAACAGAGTTGCTTTACATTCCATGCAATAA
- a CDS encoding sulfatase-like hydrolase/transferase: MSEKLPKSKAYNITCFYSLLILLAKLFLVVLLTFFIHRLIFLLVYIGIANLRDDILLIAKAFLVGIRFDSVVALYGLLLPFVMALISIFVMPQDLSQCNRMKKWIHYYGIVMFILFNLISVVDFYFYKFFQFHINVLFFGIVYDDTKAVLKSVWTDYPVVKILLFLGFVVMIYWIILKKLIQKNYNFSLIFNWKHGIVIIGTIVLYAIGLRGSLGTFPLETEDSVICDNSLINTLTLNGVFALKTAMSEKAKQNIDTDVQKRLIKNGFKDARDPIGYYLGKTVVENDHLEDLLISKTQEDSFLTSHPPNVIFIQMESFGSFYLDLHTATLNVLGSLESSLGDCIMYRNFLSGTSGTIGSLEGLLIGCPMNPLSQSTYMNCPLNSSVAMPFKDAGYFTNFITSSELGWRNLDKFVKYQHFDAVEGAEKLLEVVEHSSRCEWGVFDEYLFERAFQILKSPGEKAKFIYAMTTTNHTPFELPDHYKPFPVSIPQNIVNSLRTSQDIAIKNFTNFQYANDCLGKFIDRVKNSEWGDNTIIAASGDHNTLQLFNFSDRQTLQKFAVPFILYIPKKYMRQCLVDTSRWGSHKDVFPTLFHLALSNAPYINTGVNLLDTLSSDNFGIINYNVAMDKTGCVNYQSNPIYYMWSGEGSKQLTPTSTTSSPELLRLYKRARSYHASMCYYIQSELIKCKQ; the protein is encoded by the coding sequence ATGAGTGAAAAACTACCCAAATCAAAGGCATATAATATTACTTGTTTTTATAGTTTACTGATCCTGTTGGCAAAGCTTTTTTTAGTTGTTTTGTTGACATTCTTTATCCATAGACTGATTTTTTTATTGGTTTATATTGGGATTGCAAATCTAAGAGATGATATATTATTAATTGCAAAGGCATTTCTTGTAGGAATAAGATTCGATTCAGTGGTGGCACTCTATGGACTTTTATTGCCATTTGTCATGGCTCTGATCAGTATTTTTGTAATGCCTCAAGACCTGTCTCAATGCAATAGGATGAAGAAGTGGATCCACTACTATGGAATTGTCATGTTCATCCTTTTTAACCTTATATCAGTTGTGGATTTCTATTTTTATAAGTTCTTTCAGTTTCATATCAATGTATTATTTTTTGGTATAGTGTACGATGATACAAAAGCAGTTCTGAAATCAGTATGGACCGATTATCCGGTAGTGAAAATATTATTGTTCCTTGGATTTGTGGTGATGATATACTGGATAATACTTAAAAAATTGATACAAAAGAATTACAATTTCAGTTTAATTTTTAATTGGAAACATGGTATTGTTATCATTGGAACAATTGTTTTATATGCTATTGGTCTAAGGGGATCTCTCGGTACTTTCCCATTGGAAACAGAAGATAGTGTCATCTGCGACAATAGTCTGATTAATACCCTCACACTCAATGGAGTATTTGCTTTAAAAACGGCAATGAGTGAAAAAGCAAAACAGAATATAGACACCGATGTGCAAAAGAGATTGATCAAAAACGGATTTAAAGATGCTAGAGATCCGATCGGATATTATCTGGGAAAAACAGTCGTAGAAAATGATCACTTAGAAGATCTTTTGATCTCGAAAACACAAGAAGACAGTTTTCTGACAAGTCACCCCCCAAATGTAATTTTTATCCAAATGGAAAGTTTTGGCAGTTTTTACTTGGATTTGCATACTGCTACCTTGAATGTACTTGGATCTTTGGAAAGCAGCCTGGGGGATTGTATCATGTATAGAAATTTTCTTTCAGGTACTTCAGGTACTATCGGATCACTGGAGGGCCTTCTGATAGGCTGTCCGATGAATCCACTTTCACAATCCACATATATGAATTGTCCATTAAATTCCAGTGTCGCTATGCCTTTTAAGGATGCCGGATATTTTACCAATTTCATAACGAGTTCTGAGTTGGGTTGGAGAAATCTGGATAAGTTTGTCAAGTACCAACATTTCGATGCCGTAGAAGGGGCGGAAAAATTACTTGAAGTTGTAGAACATTCTTCACGTTGCGAGTGGGGTGTGTTCGACGAATATTTATTTGAGCGTGCTTTTCAAATCTTGAAGAGTCCAGGGGAAAAAGCCAAATTTATTTATGCGATGACGACCACTAATCACACTCCATTTGAACTGCCGGACCACTACAAACCTTTTCCGGTTTCTATACCACAGAATATTGTAAATTCCCTTAGAACATCTCAGGATATTGCAATAAAAAATTTTACTAATTTCCAATATGCAAATGATTGTCTGGGAAAATTTATTGATAGGGTAAAAAACTCTGAATGGGGTGATAATACCATAATTGCAGCCAGCGGTGATCATAACACTTTACAGCTTTTCAATTTTTCTGATCGTCAGACGCTGCAAAAATTTGCTGTTCCATTTATTCTTTATATACCCAAGAAGTATATGCGGCAATGTCTGGTAGATACAAGTCGCTGGGGTTCACACAAGGACGTGTTTCCAACTCTGTTTCATTTGGCTTTGTCAAATGCACCATATATCAATACAGGAGTCAATCTATTGGATACTTTATCGTCAGATAATTTTGGGATCATCAATTATAATGTTGCAATGGATAAAACGGGTTGTGTGAATTATCAATCTAACCCAATATATTACATGTGGTCAGGTGAAGGTTCCAAGCAGCTCACCCCAACTTCAACTACAAGTAGTCCTGAACTGTTAAGACTGTATAAGCGTGCCCGGTCGTATCATGCTTCTATGTGTTATTATATTCAATCTGAATTGATTAAATGTAAACAGTGA